In the genome of Bradyrhizobium sp. CIAT3101, one region contains:
- a CDS encoding shikimate dehydrogenase produces the protein MIPAPSGATRLYVIVGDPIAQVRSPAGVSAEFAARGHDGILVPVQVATADLPELLSVAGRLMNLDGIVVTIPHKFACYQACASTTERAHFLRTVNLMRRRADGSWHGDMVDGLGFVGAARAKGIDPRGMRALLVGAGGAGSAIALALVEAGVSELAIHDSAAERRDALVGRLNGLGKAPVRAGTVDPAGFDFVANATPAGMKQGDPLPVDVTRLAPSAYCGCVITKPEISPFIAAARALGCVTATGTDMYRQHQGIMVDFLLGIDGD, from the coding sequence ATGATCCCGGCGCCATCAGGTGCGACGCGGCTTTACGTCATCGTCGGCGATCCCATCGCCCAGGTGCGTTCACCTGCGGGAGTCTCGGCCGAGTTCGCGGCGCGCGGCCATGACGGGATTCTCGTTCCTGTTCAGGTTGCGACCGCCGATCTGCCGGAGCTTCTCTCGGTGGCGGGCCGATTGATGAACCTCGACGGCATCGTCGTGACCATTCCGCACAAATTCGCCTGCTACCAGGCCTGCGCCAGTACGACGGAACGTGCGCACTTCCTGCGCACCGTCAATTTGATGCGCCGGCGTGCCGACGGTTCATGGCACGGCGACATGGTGGACGGTCTCGGCTTCGTCGGCGCCGCGCGGGCGAAGGGGATCGATCCCCGCGGCATGCGGGCGCTGCTGGTCGGCGCGGGTGGTGCCGGCTCGGCTATCGCGCTCGCCTTGGTCGAGGCCGGCGTCAGCGAGCTCGCGATTCACGACAGCGCGGCCGAGCGCCGTGACGCGCTGGTCGGACGGCTCAACGGGCTCGGCAAAGCGCCCGTGCGGGCAGGCACTGTCGATCCCGCAGGTTTCGACTTCGTCGCCAATGCCACACCCGCCGGGATGAAGCAGGGCGACCCGCTGCCGGTCGATGTCACGCGGCTGGCGCCGTCGGCCTATTGCGGCTGCGTGATCACCAAGCCCGAAATCTCACCCTTCATTGCAGCGGCACGGGCGCTCGGCTGCGTGACCGCGACCGGCACCGACATGTACCGGCAGCACCAAGGCATCATGGTGGATTTCCTGCTCGGGATCGATGGCGATTGA